A window of Ipomoea triloba cultivar NCNSP0323 chromosome 2, ASM357664v1 contains these coding sequences:
- the LOC116011398 gene encoding uncharacterized protein LOC116011398 — MQFIKAPPKPQYGPTRSFFLISSSLCIIYFLCCFVLIPNTKLINESLDLHNSSSSSPSPSSSPTTIRQIVFGIASNENAWRKRKEYVKLWWRPEKMRGCVFLERYVTWFDNDTALLPPICVSEDTSRFRYTYRAGKGTPSAIRVARVVSETVALNHSDVKWFVFGDDDTAFFPENLVKTLSKYDHGLWYYIGTNSESHGQNKFFSYEMAFGGAGFAISYPLAKVLAKVLDSCIERYPHLYGSDARIHACVSELGVSLTREPGFHQLDIQGNVFGLLTAHPIRPLVSLHHMEVMYPIFPHMTILKALNHLYYAASFDPHRILQQTVCYDRWFSWTVSVSWGYAVQIFGNHIRVPEVLRVQQSYMPWKKGGKGMFYDFDTWGFHPDPCRRQPIFFFVNASSGGENGTVVSIYRKMNRERCRFDLASPRKIDEIRVYSKKLVLDTNQLLSPRRQCSDVLPSTSEHVMDINIRECREDEVTFMRR, encoded by the exons ATGCAGTTCATCAAGGCCCCGCCCAAACCCCAATACGGCCCCACCAGGAGTTTCTTCCTAATCTCATCTTCTCTCTGCATCATCTACTTCCTCTGTTGCTTCGTTCTCATCCCCAACACCAAGCTCATCAATGAATCCCTTGATCTCCataactcttcttcttcttccccgtccccgtcctcGTCCCCGACAACTATCCGCCAGATCGTCTTCGGGATCGCCTCCAACGAGAACGCGTGGCGCAAACGGAAAGAATACGTGAAGCTATGGTGGCGGCCGGAGAAGATGAGGGGGTGCGTGTTTCTCGAACGCTACGTCACGTGGTTCGACAACGACACCGCCTTGCTCCCTCCGATATGCGTCTCCGAGGACACGTCGCGCTTCCGCTACACGTACCGGGCCGGGAAGGGGACGCCGTCAGCCATCCGCGTGGCGCGTGTGGTGTCGGAGACCGTGGCGCTCAACCACTCCGACGTCAAGTGGTTCGTGTTCGGGGACGACGACACCGCCTTCTTCCCGGAGAATCTCGTCAAGACGCTCTCCAAATACGATCACGGCCTCTGGTACTACATCGGCACCAATTCCGAGAGCCACGGCCAGAACAAATTCTTCTCTTACGAAATGGCGTTCGGCGGTGCCGGATTCGCCATTAGCTATCCTCTTGCAAAAGTCCTGGCTAAGGTATTGGATTCCTGCATTGAACGTTACCCCCATCTCTATGGCAGCGACGCCAGAATCCATGCCTGCGTTTCCGAGCTCGGCGTTTCATTAACACGAGAGCCAGGATTTCATCAG CTGGATATTCAAGGGAACGTGTTTGGATTACTGACGGCGCATCCGATAAGGCCACTGGTATCTCTGCATCACATGGAAGTGATGTACCCGATTTTTCCGCACATGACGATACTTAAGGCGCTGAATCATTTGTACTACGCCGCCAGCTTTGATCCTCACCGGATTTTGCAGCAAACGGTTTGCTACGACCGGTGGTTCTCCTGGACGGTGTCGGTGTCTTGGGGCTACGCGGTTCAGATATTTGGGAACCATATACGCGTGCCGGAGGTTCTGCGGGTGCAACAGAGTTACATGCCGTGGAAGAAGGGCGGGAAGGGAATGTTTTACGACTTCGATACCTGGGGATTTCACCCTGATCCCTGCCGCCGGCAGCCTATATTCTTCTTCGTGAATGCTTCTTCCGGAGGGGAGAATGGAACCGTGGTGAGCATTTACAGGAAAATGAACCGTGAGAGATGCAGATTTGATCTCGCTTCTCCCAGGAAGATTGATGAAATCAGAGTGTATTCCAAAAAGTTGGTCCTCGACACAAACCAG CTGCTATCACCAAGAAGGCAATGCAGTGATGTATTACCTTCTACATCTGAACACGTTATGGACATCAACATTAGGGAATGTCGAGAAGATGAAGTAACTTTCATGCGGCGCTGA
- the LOC116010647 gene encoding uncharacterized protein LOC116010647 yields MSEPAIDARRNSTSSNNEYEQVFERYNYEDYKAQFQFILDAMKDITKRTTFNDPIINPAEAAKENQKESWKMGDPPPPKGWMQIFGRTLNKISSELTSKTKTDDEEAKLARILKALSNYSLKAKVVMVLAAFSVKYGKVCLSSGLYPVNPVARAVVSLRRQQSVLDRPQYLTQWHTQVTGIIKKMLDVSDRILNGSPMGGGISGNEAVQKIIQCAIVCSSQMMAILTPDAHNRIPDKLPEPYKWNLCALENELKTMLGENKGDKTHKTGPDQVDSSTKPHVQKETAAANKEKNQGKSKGRSSSRVKPANLCC; encoded by the exons ATGTCGGAGCCTGCCATAGATGCAAGACGAAATTCAACCTCCTCAAATAACGAATATGAACAAGTCTTCGAGAGATACAATTACGAGGATTATAAAGCTCAATTCCAGTTCATTCTCGATGCTATGAAGGACATTACCAAACGCACCACATTTAATGACCCAATCATTAACCCTGCAGAAGCTGCAAAG GAAAATCAGAAAGAGTCATGGAAAATGGGAGATCCACCCCCTCCGAAGGGATGGATGCAAATTTTTGGGAGGACATTAAACAAAATTAGTAGCGAG TTGACATCCAAGACGAAGACAGATGACGAAGAGGCGAAGCTTGCCAGAATTCTGAAAGCTCTGTCAAACTACTCGTTGAAGGCGAAGGTGGTTATGGTGTTAGCCGCCTTCTCGGTGAAGTACGGGAAGGTGTGTCTGAGCTCCGGCCTGTATCCCGTGAATCCGGTGGCCAGAGCCGTGGTGTCGCTGAGGCGGCAGCAGAGCGTGCTAGATCGACCCCAGTATTTGACGCAGTGGCACACCCAAGTCACCGGAATCATAAAGAAAATGCTAGACGTATCCGATCGCATACTGAATGGCTCCCCGATGGGCGGTGGAATAAGTGGCAACGAAGCGGTGCAAAAGATAATCCAATGCGCGATTGTCTGCTCGTCCCAGATGATGGCAATTCTGACACCAGATGCTCATAATCGCATCCCTGA TAAGTTACCAGAACCGTACAAATGGAATCTTTGCGCTTTGGAGAATGAACTTAAAACCATGCTCGGAGAAAACAAAGGTGATAAAACTCATAAAACTGGACCAGATCAGGTTGATTCTTCTACAA AACCTCATGTCCAGAAGGAAACAGCTGCTGCGAATAAAGAGAAAAATCAGGGGAAATCTAAAGGGCGTTCCAGCAGTAGGGTGAAACCTGCCAACCTTTGCTGTTAA
- the LOC116011226 gene encoding uncharacterized protein LOC116011226, whose translation MMSNSDDCNGNAAAAAAKAAYEDYDLKHIFRVSQQILVRREPGEYYRADNNPGFFTGILDQYGSTISDVSRQMTCKLNESEDEKTYKILKGTLRNHSWKAKMVIAVAALALKCGKHLIIPSELPDLEKRRKSSEDNQIIKSIWLLQRLHIISDHLQTNEAAPLQPLNQWLTALADFVLPMMKLTEFILYELRDDQIPEDDIQWIIKSAVVCSSQITLAHFLLLSNRQNLFTTHALKLNLLTETVEKTSKHWERAQVSRH comes from the exons ATGATGTCAAACTCCGATGACTGCAATGGCAACgccgctgctgctgctgcaaAAGCTGCCTATGAAGATTACGATCTGAAGCATATTTTCCGAGTTTCACAACAAATATTGGTAAGGAGAGAGCCCGGAGAGTATTACCGCGCTGACAATAATCCAGGTTTCTTCACTGGTATTTTGGATCAATACGGAAGCACCATATCAGACGTCAGCCGCcag atgaCGTGCAAGCTGAATGAAAGCGAAGACGAGAAAACATACAAGATACTGAAGGGAACGCTAAGAAATCATTCATGGAAGGCCAAAATGGTGATAGCTGTGGCGGCTCTTGCCCTGAAGTGTGGGAAACACCTCATAATCCCTTCTGAATTGCCAGACTTGGAgaag CGCCGTAAATCGTCGGAGGACAATCAGATCATTAAGTCTATTTGGCTCCTCCAGCGGCTCCACATCATTTCTGATCATCTTCAAACAAATGAAGCTGCGCCGCTGCAGCCTCTGAATCAGTGGCTAACGGCACTTGCAGATTTTGTGCTACCTATGATGAAGCTAACTGAATTCATATTATATGAACTCCGCGATGATCAAATTCCTGAGGACGACATTCAATGGATAATTAAAAGTGCAGTAGTTTGTTCGTCCCAGATAACGCTCGCTCACTTTCTGTTACTCTCCAATCGTCAAAA CCTCTTTACAACACATGCTTTGAAACTCAATCTCCTGACCGAGACGGTGGAGAAGACGTCCAAGCATTGGGAACGTGCTCAAGTGTCAAGACACTAG
- the LOC116009688 gene encoding protein SIEVE ELEMENT OCCLUSION B-like isoform X1, whose amino-acid sequence MSNISGDQKDVCQRGVVLPLLDNAVLNRILDIHGPENIEFNMSPIIKVIQDIVYKSDPFPDTDREKPTFRYEDVMKTMHESLAFKISVISCEILGSCYRTEDILETTLSMFTALSSYSWMAKGVVALAAFAVNYGQFRLVVEPRSGGGDDTATVVAFLEQVPEEMCKTDLYRDITDLADALLLLIRTIWKLSCFYTKFIKPGGEAIKRLNHQLPTIISWIIQSIVVCQSLITNLAHTGYEYMSSSAEEWELSCLKQKVTSYFNEFEISAAEELANLFPKDNITVLKQVICSEEIMNMALSVGASTEQGPQYIKSEVEEGSAAAVPILVPPMSTKQPGLAKVDTLEKKRVLLYLSALDLDDAEIKAVERINEIVQKSNMVLVWLPVLDKPEDWKKVEGKDNTGLFEKKRGLMPWHVVRKPQYLDPTIIAFIKSSWKLEKKSKIMVFNSEGKLETDNALPMILVWGSLASPFTTSKEEELWRSEKQWNLELLLTAPMRADLKLNIDGKKYICLFGGEEVNWIEQFTELTESTVKDSGISMEMRYIGGSIPRNTEEIHKAKVADSWNNIFIDSSLSWLFWARINVMFDYCLKRGINWDKESGNPVLEGLVTMRSFDKSRRGWAMICKGSDKITRAFSDVMLKCFEEYDDKWKREVKGGKDFHEALKARVEQNCETLYFPQASEGIPEKKICLVCRRVMRKSFTFSCWGEDDAGDGKQETPAKTKDAGSAMADSAGSSRANQS is encoded by the exons ATGTCCAATATTTCAGGCGACCAAAAAGATGTTTGCCAGCGCGGAGTGGTCTTACCCCTTCTAGACAATGCGGTGCTCAACAGAATTCTGGACATTCACGGCCCAGAAAACATTGAATTCAATATGTCCCCTATCATCAAAGTCATTCAGGATATCGTCTACAAATCCGATCCCTTCCCAGATACTGAT CGTGAGAAACCAACGTTCAGATATGAAGACGTCATGAAGACGATGCACGAAAGTCTTGCATTTAAAATCAGTGTCATTTCATGCGAG ATATTGGGAAGTTGTTACAGGACAGAAGACATACTGGAAACAACGTTGTCTATGTTTACTGCACTGTCTAGCTATTCATGGATGGCGAAAGGAGTAGTGGCCTTGGCAGCTTTTGCCGTAAACTATGGACAATTCCGGCTGGTTGTCGAGCCACGTTCTGGCGGCGGCGACGATACAGCTACGGTGGTGGCGTTTCTGGAGCAAGTGCCTGAGGAAATGTGTAAAACGGATTTGTATAGAGATATTACGGACTTAGCCGACGCCTTGCTGCTTTTGATTAGGACAATTTGGAAGCTGAGCTGTTTTTACACCAAATTCATCAAGCCTGGTGGAGAGGCAATAAAAAGGCTTAATCATCAACTCCCCACCATTATCAGTTGGATAATTCAGAGTATCGTCGTCTGCCAATCGCTAATCACAAACCTTGCCCACACCGGATACGA GTACATGTCATCAAGTGCAGAGGAGTGGGAGCTATCTTGTCTAAAGCAGAAAGTGACATCTTATTTCAATGAATTTG AAATTAGTGCGGCTGAGGAGCTAGCCAACCTTTTTCCAAAGGATAACATCACCGTTCTAAAACAAGTGATTTGCTCGGAGGAAATCATGAATATGGCACTGTCTGTAGGTGCTAGCACAGAACAG ggtccCCAATATATAAAGAGTGAAGTGGAGGAGGGGAGTGCAGCAGCTGTCCCCATACTGGTTCCGCCCATGAGCACAAAACAG CCCGGATTAGCCAAAGTTGATACTCTGGAGAAGAAGCGAGTGCTGCTATACCTCTCAGCCCTTGATCTAGATGATGCTGAGATCAAAGCCGTTGAAAGGATAAACGAAATTGTCCAGAAATCCAACATGGTGTTGGTGTGGTTGCCTGTTCTGGATAAGCCTGAGGACTGGAAGAAAGTTGAAGGTAAAGACAACACAGGATTATTCGAAAAGAAACGAGGTTTAATGCCCTGGCATGTGGTACGGAAGCCTCAATATCTTGATCCCACCATTATTGCCTTCATCAAGAGTAGCTGGAAGTTGGAGAAGAAGTCCAAGATCATGGTATTTAACTCAGAAGGCAAACTGGAGACGGATAACGCCTTGCCTATGATTCTGGTTTGGGGAAGCTTGGCTTCTCCTTTCACAACATCCAAGGAAGAAGAGCTTTGGAGATCTGAGAAACAATGGAATTTAGAGTTACTGCTCACGGCTCCTATGCGAGCCGATCTCAAGCTAAAT attGACGGAAAGAAATATATCTGCCTGTTTGGAGGAGAAGAAGTAAACTGGATCGAGCAATTCACGGAGCTAACAGAGTCCACCGTGAAAGATTCAGGAATTTCCATGGAGATGCGTTACATAGGCGGGAGCATCCCGAGGAACACGGAGGAAATCCACAAAGCCAAAGTCGCAGACAGTTGGAACAACATATTCATAGACAGCAGTTTGAGTTGGCTATTCTGGGCGAGGATCAACGTTATGTTCGACTACTGTCTGAAACGAGGAATCAATTGGGACAAAGAATCCGGCAATCCAGTCCTGGAGGGACTGGTGACAATGCGCAGCTTCGACAAAAGCCGGCGCGGATGGGCGATGATATGCAAAGGGTCGGACAAAATTACTAGGGCTTTTTCCGATGTTATGCTCAAGTGCTTCGAGGAGTACGATGATAAATGGAAGAGAGAGGTGAAGGGAGGGAAAGATTTTCATGAAGCGCTCAAGGCGCGTGTCGAACAGAACTGTGAGACGCTGTACTTTCCCCAGGCGTCTGAAGGGATACCTGAGAAGAAGATCTGCCTTGTGTGTAGGCGCGTGATGAGGAAATCGTTCACGTTTAGTTGCTGGGGCGAGGATGATGCCGGCGACGGAAAACAAGAGACTCCGGCCAAAACAAAGGATGCCGGCTCTGCCATGGCGGACAGTGCTGGATCATCCCGTGCAAATCAAAGTTGA
- the LOC116009688 gene encoding protein SIEVE ELEMENT OCCLUSION B-like isoform X2 → MRVQILGSCYRTEDILETTLSMFTALSSYSWMAKGVVALAAFAVNYGQFRLVVEPRSGGGDDTATVVAFLEQVPEEMCKTDLYRDITDLADALLLLIRTIWKLSCFYTKFIKPGGEAIKRLNHQLPTIISWIIQSIVVCQSLITNLAHTGYEYMSSSAEEWELSCLKQKVTSYFNEFEISAAEELANLFPKDNITVLKQVICSEEIMNMALSVGASTEQGPQYIKSEVEEGSAAAVPILVPPMSTKQPGLAKVDTLEKKRVLLYLSALDLDDAEIKAVERINEIVQKSNMVLVWLPVLDKPEDWKKVEGKDNTGLFEKKRGLMPWHVVRKPQYLDPTIIAFIKSSWKLEKKSKIMVFNSEGKLETDNALPMILVWGSLASPFTTSKEEELWRSEKQWNLELLLTAPMRADLKLNIDGKKYICLFGGEEVNWIEQFTELTESTVKDSGISMEMRYIGGSIPRNTEEIHKAKVADSWNNIFIDSSLSWLFWARINVMFDYCLKRGINWDKESGNPVLEGLVTMRSFDKSRRGWAMICKGSDKITRAFSDVMLKCFEEYDDKWKREVKGGKDFHEALKARVEQNCETLYFPQASEGIPEKKICLVCRRVMRKSFTFSCWGEDDAGDGKQETPAKTKDAGSAMADSAGSSRANQS, encoded by the exons ATGCGAG tgCAGATATTGGGAAGTTGTTACAGGACAGAAGACATACTGGAAACAACGTTGTCTATGTTTACTGCACTGTCTAGCTATTCATGGATGGCGAAAGGAGTAGTGGCCTTGGCAGCTTTTGCCGTAAACTATGGACAATTCCGGCTGGTTGTCGAGCCACGTTCTGGCGGCGGCGACGATACAGCTACGGTGGTGGCGTTTCTGGAGCAAGTGCCTGAGGAAATGTGTAAAACGGATTTGTATAGAGATATTACGGACTTAGCCGACGCCTTGCTGCTTTTGATTAGGACAATTTGGAAGCTGAGCTGTTTTTACACCAAATTCATCAAGCCTGGTGGAGAGGCAATAAAAAGGCTTAATCATCAACTCCCCACCATTATCAGTTGGATAATTCAGAGTATCGTCGTCTGCCAATCGCTAATCACAAACCTTGCCCACACCGGATACGA GTACATGTCATCAAGTGCAGAGGAGTGGGAGCTATCTTGTCTAAAGCAGAAAGTGACATCTTATTTCAATGAATTTG AAATTAGTGCGGCTGAGGAGCTAGCCAACCTTTTTCCAAAGGATAACATCACCGTTCTAAAACAAGTGATTTGCTCGGAGGAAATCATGAATATGGCACTGTCTGTAGGTGCTAGCACAGAACAG ggtccCCAATATATAAAGAGTGAAGTGGAGGAGGGGAGTGCAGCAGCTGTCCCCATACTGGTTCCGCCCATGAGCACAAAACAG CCCGGATTAGCCAAAGTTGATACTCTGGAGAAGAAGCGAGTGCTGCTATACCTCTCAGCCCTTGATCTAGATGATGCTGAGATCAAAGCCGTTGAAAGGATAAACGAAATTGTCCAGAAATCCAACATGGTGTTGGTGTGGTTGCCTGTTCTGGATAAGCCTGAGGACTGGAAGAAAGTTGAAGGTAAAGACAACACAGGATTATTCGAAAAGAAACGAGGTTTAATGCCCTGGCATGTGGTACGGAAGCCTCAATATCTTGATCCCACCATTATTGCCTTCATCAAGAGTAGCTGGAAGTTGGAGAAGAAGTCCAAGATCATGGTATTTAACTCAGAAGGCAAACTGGAGACGGATAACGCCTTGCCTATGATTCTGGTTTGGGGAAGCTTGGCTTCTCCTTTCACAACATCCAAGGAAGAAGAGCTTTGGAGATCTGAGAAACAATGGAATTTAGAGTTACTGCTCACGGCTCCTATGCGAGCCGATCTCAAGCTAAAT attGACGGAAAGAAATATATCTGCCTGTTTGGAGGAGAAGAAGTAAACTGGATCGAGCAATTCACGGAGCTAACAGAGTCCACCGTGAAAGATTCAGGAATTTCCATGGAGATGCGTTACATAGGCGGGAGCATCCCGAGGAACACGGAGGAAATCCACAAAGCCAAAGTCGCAGACAGTTGGAACAACATATTCATAGACAGCAGTTTGAGTTGGCTATTCTGGGCGAGGATCAACGTTATGTTCGACTACTGTCTGAAACGAGGAATCAATTGGGACAAAGAATCCGGCAATCCAGTCCTGGAGGGACTGGTGACAATGCGCAGCTTCGACAAAAGCCGGCGCGGATGGGCGATGATATGCAAAGGGTCGGACAAAATTACTAGGGCTTTTTCCGATGTTATGCTCAAGTGCTTCGAGGAGTACGATGATAAATGGAAGAGAGAGGTGAAGGGAGGGAAAGATTTTCATGAAGCGCTCAAGGCGCGTGTCGAACAGAACTGTGAGACGCTGTACTTTCCCCAGGCGTCTGAAGGGATACCTGAGAAGAAGATCTGCCTTGTGTGTAGGCGCGTGATGAGGAAATCGTTCACGTTTAGTTGCTGGGGCGAGGATGATGCCGGCGACGGAAAACAAGAGACTCCGGCCAAAACAAAGGATGCCGGCTCTGCCATGGCGGACAGTGCTGGATCATCCCGTGCAAATCAAAGTTGA
- the LOC116011174 gene encoding blue copper protein-like translates to MESENIHTDPKMAMLRTLMMSLAAISMVVGSSMAANHTVGGPNGGWDTSTDLQSWASSETFTVGDNLIFTYSPMHDVNEVSKTGYDSCTSANPLSTNSGGNTVVPLTAAGKRYFICGTMGHCSMGMKLQVNVLAAAAPPPAVSTTAPTPSESSVPSSAPSPSATAPVNSPAPEIAPALPAASPSSSKATAKSPAALSPVAEDPSTAAAASPPALDFPRTISPAPAGGDRESQLPPLPSSANKVNVVAAAAFAFIFFMFAL, encoded by the exons ATGGAGTCAG AAAACATACATACAGATCCTAAAATGGCAATGCTGAGAACATTGATGATGAGCTTGGCTGCAATAAGCATGGTGGTTGGATCATCCATGGCAGCAAATCACACCGTGGGTGGTCCAAATGGTGGATGGGATACATCTACCGATCTCCAATCTTGGGCATCATCTGAAACATTTACGGTCGGAGATAATCTCA TCTTTACGTATTCACCGATGCATGATGTGAATGAAGTTTCCAAGACTGGCTACGATTCGTGCACGTCAGCAAATCCACTTTCAACTAATTCCGGCGGGAATACCGTTGTGCCTCTAACTGCCGCCGGCAAGAGATACTTCATATGTGGGACCATGGGACATTGTTCCATGGGAATGAAACTCCAAGTAAATGTCCTCGCCGCCGCTGCACCGCCGCCAGCCGTTTCTACAACCGCTCCGACACCGTCGGAATCCTCCGTGCCATCATCAGCTCCATCGCCGTCCGCCACCGCTCCGGTCAACTCTCCGGCGCCGGAAATAGCCCCTGCACTGCCCGCGGCATCACCGTCGTCGTCCAAGGCAACTGCAAAAAGCCCAGCTGCCCTGTCACCGGTAGCGGAAGACCCGTCAACCGCTGCTGCAGCATCACCGCCGGCGCTGGATTTCCCAAGGACGATTTCTCCGGCTCCGGCTGGCGGTGATCGTGAATCTCAGCTGCCTCCTCTACCCTCATCGGCCAACAAAGTCAATGTCGTTGCTGCGGCGGCCTTCGCCTTTATCTTCTTCATGTTCGCTCTTTag